In Rhizobiales bacterium NRL2, a genomic segment contains:
- a CDS encoding energy-dependent translational throttle protein EttA, with the protein MANYQYVYTMQGLTKTWPGGKTVLKDIHLSYLPGAKIGVLGVNGSGKSTLLKIMAGEITEYNGEAWAADGLKVGYLHQEPELDETKDVLGNVMDGVAEKQAILDRYNEISMKFAEPMDDDEMNALIEEQGKLQEEIDARNLWDLDREVEIAMDALRCPPGDGDVAKLSGGERRRVALARLLLSKPDMLLLDEPTNHLDAESVLWLERFLDEYSGTVVAVTHDRYFLDNVAGWILELDRGKGIPFQGNYSGWLEQKEKRLRQEEREDASRQRTLSRELEWIRQSPRARQAKSKARVTAYEELLSADTEKRRSEMQIYIPPGPRLGGNVVEFENVSKAFGDKLLIDGFTAKIPPGAIVGIIGPNGAGKTTLFRMLAGQEEPDSGTIKVGETVELGYVDQSRQSLDDSKNVWEEISGGTDVIELGKRTVPSRAYVGSFNFKGADQQKKVGQLSGGERNRVHLAKMLKSGANVLMLDEPTNDLDVETLRALEEALESFAGSALIISHDRFFLDRIATHILAFEGDSHVEWFEGNFEDYEADRKRRFGDDADQPHRIKYKKLVG; encoded by the coding sequence ATGGCGAACTATCAGTACGTCTACACCATGCAGGGTCTGACCAAGACCTGGCCGGGCGGCAAGACGGTGCTCAAGGACATCCACCTGTCCTATCTGCCCGGCGCCAAGATCGGCGTGCTCGGCGTCAACGGCTCCGGCAAGTCGACGCTGCTGAAGATCATGGCCGGCGAGATCACCGAGTACAACGGCGAGGCCTGGGCGGCCGACGGCCTGAAGGTGGGCTATCTGCACCAGGAGCCGGAGCTGGACGAGACGAAGGACGTACTCGGCAACGTCATGGACGGGGTGGCCGAGAAGCAGGCGATCCTCGACCGCTACAACGAGATCTCCATGAAGTTCGCCGAACCCATGGACGACGACGAGATGAACGCCCTGATCGAGGAGCAGGGGAAGCTGCAGGAGGAGATCGACGCCCGGAACCTTTGGGATCTGGACCGCGAGGTCGAGATCGCCATGGACGCGCTGCGCTGCCCGCCCGGCGACGGGGACGTCGCGAAGCTGTCGGGCGGCGAGCGCCGCCGCGTGGCCTTGGCGCGGCTGCTGCTGTCGAAGCCCGACATGCTGCTGCTCGACGAGCCGACCAACCATCTGGATGCCGAGAGCGTGCTCTGGCTGGAGCGGTTCCTGGACGAGTATTCCGGCACCGTCGTCGCCGTCACCCATGACCGCTACTTCCTCGACAACGTCGCCGGCTGGATCCTGGAGCTCGACCGCGGCAAGGGCATCCCCTTCCAGGGCAACTATTCGGGCTGGCTGGAGCAGAAGGAGAAGCGCCTGCGGCAGGAGGAGCGCGAGGACGCCTCCCGTCAGCGCACGCTGTCGCGGGAACTCGAATGGATCCGCCAGAGCCCCCGCGCGCGCCAGGCCAAGTCGAAGGCGCGCGTCACCGCCTATGAGGAGCTGCTGTCGGCCGACACCGAGAAGCGCCGTTCGGAGATGCAGATCTACATCCCGCCCGGCCCGCGGCTGGGCGGCAATGTCGTGGAGTTCGAGAACGTCTCGAAGGCGTTCGGCGACAAGCTGCTGATCGACGGCTTCACGGCGAAGATTCCGCCCGGCGCCATCGTCGGCATCATCGGCCCCAACGGCGCCGGCAAGACGACGCTGTTCCGCATGCTCGCCGGGCAGGAAGAGCCGGATTCGGGCACCATCAAGGTCGGCGAAACCGTCGAGCTCGGCTATGTCGACCAGTCGCGCCAGAGCCTGGACGACAGCAAGAACGTCTGGGAGGAAATCTCGGGCGGCACCGACGTGATCGAGCTGGGCAAGCGCACCGTGCCCTCGCGCGCCTATGTCGGCAGCTTCAACTTCAAGGGCGCCGACCAGCAGAAGAAGGTCGGCCAGCTCTCCGGCGGCGAGCGCAACCGCGTGCATCTCGCCAAGATGCTGAAGTCCGGCGCCAACGTACTGATGCTCGACGAACCGACCAACGACCTGGACGTGGAGACGCTGCGCGCGCTGGAGGAGGCGCTGGAAAGCTTCGCCGGCTCGGCCCTGATCATCAGCCATGACCGCTTCTTCCTGGACCGCATCGCCACCCATATCCTGGCCTTCGAGGGCGACAGCCACGTCGAGTGGTTCGAGGGCAATTTCGAGGACTACGAGGCCGACCGGAAGCGCCGCTTCGGCGACGACGCCGACCAG